The DNA segment CTGACTTGCGGGTAGGGCAGGAATCCCTCGTTCACCATCAAGGTGGCGATGATCCGCCCATTGTCCGAGTACCTGTGGTGTGACCACTCCATCAACACCGCTCTCACGTCCACCGACTGGAAGAACGTCCTTGCTCCTTGTAAGGCGTTCAGTTCGTGGCCCTCAATGTCCATTTTAACAACAACTTTCTTATTCCCTACCATTGGTATTAAGTCGTCCAACATTATAGTTTCAATACAATTGTCTATGGTGTTTATTGAAGAACTGTGTGCTTTCTGATCTTGGTTGTCATTAACAGCAAAGTGAGCACCACCGATGTTTCCTTCCGGAATATCCATGAACAATTGTTCGTATTTGTCTGAAACCGCGTTGTTGACTAGCGTTACATTCTTCCTGAATCGTCCGGCTTTCACTGATTTGTACAGAAGCACCAAGTTTGCGACCACCGGTTCTACAGCTATGACTTCCACACCAAGACTAGCGATAAAGAGACTGTACACTCCTATATTACTCCCGATGTCTAAAAACACCAAGTTCTCGTATCTTTGCACCAGCATTGCTGTCTGATTGAGCAAGTCCTCTTCCCAAGTTCCGTAATCTTTCACATACGATGAGATCATTTGGTCAACGTTTGgtggatgaataaatat comes from the Mya arenaria isolate MELC-2E11 chromosome 13, ASM2691426v1 genome and includes:
- the LOC128212956 gene encoding uncharacterized protein LOC128212956, with translation MKRRKCRIVYWSMFAVTLMLMYVVVLHISTQPSDDQDVHEVTDELKALRRDFVLNDGGGEEVGKPNLQLNKKNTIRFFNYETARKEHSTEMVQLKTLIGKTPIFIHPPNVDQMISSYVKDYGTWEEDLLNQTAMLVQRYENLVFLDIGSNIGVYSLFIASLGVEVIAVEPVVANLVLLYKSVKAGRFRKNVTLVNNAVSDKYEQLFMDIPEGNIGGAHFAVNDNQDQKAHSSSINTIDNCIETIMLDDLIPMVGNKKVVVKMDIEGHELNALQGARTFFQSVDVRAVLMEWSHHRYSDNGRIIATLMVNEGFLPYPQVSILTVLNPDRYHSWPENVFWVKK